actatttaaaatatatcattcgcaatttaaattttatattaaataatttgagataaatGTGCAATGCACGTTTCCATATACTAGTGAAATTAATTTTGTGGATAAGATTGTATACAATAGAGTTTTGAGATATGGTGCTTACCAAAGATTTAATAAATGTAGCAAAAGTAAATTTTGATCTATGTACTAAGTAtaataatttatacatataatataaatttttaatgaagtgttcAGAACATTCGTTATTGAATTGATAGTTTAATTACTTCTACGAAAATTGACCTTTTGATCTATGTACTAAGTAtaataatttatacatataatataaatttttaatgaagtgttcAGAACATTCGTTATTGAATTGATAGTTTAATTACTTCTACGAAAATTGACCTTGGAATAAGGTCTATGCAATTTTCTCAATCTTATCTTTTTTTTCGCTCTAATTTAAAAAGTGACAGAGAGAATTTGGAGAAGAACACGCGCCGACAAATCAATGTCACGTCTATGTTATATCGAAGTCACGtaagaaaagtattttttaaaaataattatatatatatcttcttttaaCCACCCCACCCCCCACCACCCAAAAAAAAACATGTTTCTTCTTCAATCCCCACACCCACTTCACCTCACTTGAAATAATCCATCATTGGAGTGTTCAGAACCACCATTTGTTCGACGAATGACTCAACGAAACAAAAATAGTAACTTTCTTTCTAGGGCTAAGGGCTTGGAAAGTTGTTCGGTATCTTTGTTGGTAGGAGGTAGCAGTACCTCATGGGATAGTCGATCTAAGCACAATCCGGCTCGGACACCAATTGTTACTGAAACAAAAAAGGGTTTTACCCCAAGAAGGTGCTCCCATGATAGAGGGGGGTAGGAGGTACCTCGAAGGATACTCGAGCTAGGTACAGGTGTAAAGGAACTAGCTTGATGAGTAATTTTTATGTATCTATCTATGTTTTTGTGTGTTCTTTTTCCCAAGATTTTGTGTTCTATGTATATTGTTGTTTGATGAAGTGTAAAGGTGCTAGCTTGATGAGTAATTTGGATGTatctatttgtgtttttgtatgtttctttttcaagaatttgTGTTCTATGTATATTGTTCTTTGATAAGGTGTAAAGGCACTAAGATGAGTAATTTGTATGATCTTGTGGATTGGAGATCATAAGAGTGCAGTTTTTGGGTTGATTATCTGGTCAATTAGTATACATTTTGTTGTAATAACCTTCTTTCCAGGGTCTTATCCTTGTAATACTCTGTATTTGTGTTGGTGGGAGGTGCAGGTATCTCGTGGGATAGTCGAGCTAAGCACAAGCTGGCTCAGACACCATGTTACTGGGAAAAAAGGGTTTTATCCCAAGAAGGGTGCTCCTCTCCTAGAGCGAGGTAGGAGGTACCTCGCGGGATAGTCAAGCTAGGTACAAGCGACATCACTTGTTATGGGAAAAGAAAAAGGGGGTTTTACCCCgtgtatgaagaagggtaatcaCCTGCTAGTGTGGGGTAGGAGGTTGTTGGTAACTTGTGGGGTAGTCAAGCTAGTCACAAGTTGGCTCGGACACCATTTGTtcctggaaaaaaaaaagaggggttTGAGTGGGGGGTGGGGGCTACCCCTTGTATGAAGAATGGTACTCCCCTTCTAGTGCGTGGTAGGAGGAGAAAAGGGCTTAGACAGGCGGCCTTCTCCTTGAATTTATGCAAAAGAGGCTGTATGCATGCCTCAAACCCATGTTCTCTGCACCAAAGGAGCAACTTTACCGTTGCACCGATCTTGAAATGTTAGTGAAATTAATATATGGGGTTTTGAGATTTCTTTAAAGTAAAAGTGGGAGCCAAGGGTTtaccagaaacaacctctctaccctacaaaggtaggggtaaggtctgtgtacattctgccctcctcagaccccacttatGGGATTACACCGGGTATGTTTAATGTAGAAGTGGGGCGAAATTTATTTGGATGAAGAAAGTATAATGTTAGTGAAGTGGTTTTGGGAGTCCTTCAAAGTAAAACTGGGATGAACGAGAGGGGGTTCCCCTAGTAGTAGATCTCTCCATTTCCAACCAAGAGTTCGAGAATTTGAATAACCACGGGGAAATGTGGAAAATCCGTAATTTACAATTCTCTAATTAAATCTCTGGTGTACTTGACTTCATATAGTCATCGATTCTCCCGAGAGATCTCTAGGGAGGGGGAGAAGAGTGGGGTGTGTTTACCAGCCCCTAAAGGAAACAAAAAAGCGAGATCCTTTAAAAATGGCTGAAAGGGGAAGGGAAATTTTAGATTTGGATGTTCTAGTATGACATGCGTTTTGGTGAGTCTGATTGACGCATGACATCACTTTTGAGCACTAACTAATACTTTTATCTGAAAACTTTGGCTTATTTTCATATAATCAAAGTGGTGCTAATCTCTATTATAGTTGAACAGTTAGTTTGTGGGTGCAGGATGATCTGCAGCTTGGTTTAAGTTTGCAAGATTTGTTCAAAAAAGTGCTTATAAGGGATGTCGAGTGGGAGCTATACACACTGGTGCCACAGATGCAGGCAGCCAATTCGACCTTTAGGAGGTAATTGTCTTTGCCCAAATTGTGGTGGAGGTTTCGTTGAAGAGCTCGATGACATGACAGGTTCTAGATCAAATATTGAGGATGATCCTCATTTTGGATTGATTGATCCTTTTCCAGACCCAAGATTTGGTATAATGGATGCCCTTGCTGCGTTCATGAGGCAGAGAATGGCaggaagaaaccctaactttgaCATAAGGACAAGATCTGGCATTGTTCCAGGAAGTGGGAGGGGCTTTGGTTCTGGTCCATGGTTGATATTTCATGGCCAAACTCCTGTTAGTATGACCGAAAATGATGCATTTGAGTACTTTTTCAATGGAAGCCCAGGAATGGGGCAGCGACGAcctaattttgatgatttgatgGGGACTGGGCTGCAACAGTTAATTGAGCAGCTCAGTATGAATGATAGGCAGGGGCCTCCCCCGGCACCTCGTTCGGCAATTGATGCTTTGCCTACTGTCAGGATCACACAAAGGCACCTCAACACTGATTCTCAATGCTCAGTTTGTCAAGATAACTTTGAATTGGGTTCTGAAGCAAGGCAAATGCCATGTAAGCATCTTTACCATTCAGATTGTATTGTACCTTGGTTGGTCAGGCACAACTCATGCCCTGTCTGCCGTCTTGAGCTGCCTTCACGAGCTTCTGGGAGTGCCCCGACCAATTGGACTTCCAGAACTGGAAACGTTAGCAGTGGCACCAACAACAGTGGTGGTAGGGACAACAGCGGTCAGAACCAAGGGAGGAGGAATCTTTTTTCATTCTTGTGGCCTTTTCGCTCGTCCAACCAAAACAGTGGCAATTATACTGAGAGGAGAGGAGGAAGTAGCTCAACAACACCCTATGAAGAGAACAATGAAGCAAATTACCCTGCATGGCgcttttaattattaaaaagtttCTTTCCAGCATCTTGGATTTTGCCTACTTTCAAGGTTCTGAAATTAGTTTCAGGGGACGACATCATTCTTCCCTTCCCTTTGATTCACTATCTTTGTAGTCGAATTAATCCTCCATGTGTCAAGACTTGGACTATGGTAGTGCTCTTCAACAGCTTCTCTTTTCCAAGTAGTATCggactaagttgctcggactttGCAAAAATACTGTCACATTtgtgtgtcggatccttcaaaggTGGTACTCTTCTACGAAGACCACCATTAGCATAGTTTCATCTCTTCTTTCTTTGTGTTGAGAGAGAGTTTTCACAATTATGACGTACTCAATTAAGTTGTTATTTATATTTCAATCGAGACAGCTTCATTCTTCCCTTCTTTTTTACTAGATGAGTAATGTCCGTGTGGCATAGGcccaatattataaaaattgaaaagattAATGTCTTTTTTATAAATATGTGATCCGGTTATGTTAGACATGGAAGTGCATGAAGAATTACTTCATTTGTATATCAAATAATACATTTTCCATGTCCAagcatttattaaaaatatatttaatgttGTATCGTCATAATAATATAAGTGATGCATTCTTTAAATCcacatttcatattgtggtaaacataaatgattgttcaattatttcatattaagattagtagttaattaatttatgttttgtcgattatttatttatttatttatttcatagcctttgtatgttttaaaaaaatatgtaatattGGTTGTGCAATTACTTGatatatatgaaaagacatattgaGTAACTCAATATGAGAGAGTAATCAATTACAATCAAGAGGCATAATTGGAAATGAGAAACTTTTAGTATTAATGGAAGGATGTACAATTTTGgattcaaataaaacaaaaatacgaATTTAATTGAAAGATAGTTAAAATTAGATATTACTACTATATTGAGACTAATCCAACTAATTAAACTATCTTTGTATGAATTTCACTAATTACATTTTGTATAATAGAAAATAGTTAATTGTCAATCTTGAAACAAATATTATCAAATGGGGAATATGATAGTAATATAGATGTGACcaatatgggttgtggtgcaaTGGATGAGGTtgttccacccttaaccagaggtcgaggatTTGACTCtggatatggagaaaactctgttgggaacgttgccaccttaatgggcccaaCAACGCGTGATCCGTATTAGTTGGGGCTCCAATGAGGGCACCAGACACCGAatgaaaagccaaaaaaaaaataaagatgtcatccctcaaaatatgcaaacaatataaataatgatattatattaaaaaaaattatgatttaattaCAACTGAGTAAATCAAGAGAGTATTACAAGAAAAACTTATGAATTAATAATCAATTagtaatcaaacaacttatatgaaaaaagtttaattgacattcttttaaaaaatatttcaactttaatCGCAAATAAGTTTGAcctatttttgtaaaacaataaatgaatgaatataagaaaattcgtaattaagaaataaaataattgttaccttatttgagtgattataaaattataaaaataattaaataatcaattggctatagtcaaattataattttataagaaatttttgagaaataaatcagtaattgagaaaaaaaattaattgttaccttttttaaattcttccccaaattataaaggtaactaatatcaaattaatattatcaaactataaaaatatgagaaattaatgggattgaatttttgaaattataaaggtaactaatatcaattgtttccgtttttgagtcctttatgtaattgtacATTAATTAAATACAATCAAGATATAAAATTAGGACAGATTTATGGTAAgtagatatttataatattaataataattttattttcatcaaattaattagattaaattgatgtaaaaatcagttaatattgagaattattttaacagaaaatatatgcaaagttACGTAATTGATACACATATATtggtaaaataaaaaacaacgaacattgactactactttagccataaatatattttgaatttgatatggtattaaattttttgatataaAACATTCCAACTCATTGAATGAAAACATGAAGGCccaaagaatcctaaaatatatagtaaaaaatcataatttttaacacttttaaatcaattagaattttatcttATGTGAAAAAGAAATTGTTCTTTGCTTCTgctttcttcttattttagttcttcaagtcattttttttttttttcattatcataGTCCTTTATGTAGATTTAAAGATTATATGAATTATAATGAAAATGAGTTCTTCTCTTtggataatttattatatttctttttcaatttaaaaatttgaattgaaaaattggACGAAAAAAGCATGTTGTCGCTGAATGATACAGCCAAAAAATCAAATGTTTATCTCTTTccgttttttctttctttatttaaatgTGACTTAGTTTTGGTTATGTTATGTAATTTTAGTTTGTTATACTATTCGTTAGTACTGTAGTTGAATCTTCAATTAAACCTATTTGTTGAATTCGAAATAAGATTATActtaagtgttgaatcttgatatgcaaagtttttatttgaataatgaatatataaattaacTTGGTCTTGTGATTTAggtttctcttctctttctaaaAGGTTTGTCTAGGATCGAATTTGAATATTGTTCTCAAGAAAATATCGAGAAATTTAGTTGTAGCCGTCTGGAATTGAGAAGATATTAAGAGTGATAACAGTTTCTTTATCTGAAATGTTCCTGAGTTCTCAAGAGATATTTTATCCAAGTATTTTAGGTACAATAATTTCTCCAGCTTCGTCAGTTAGTTGACTACTTATTTAGTAAATataaaattcttctttatttcatcgcTCTTAATCTTCATGTACTTCGATTATGTTTTTGCTTGTGATGTTCTTATTTGCAATAGTTTCCTTAAAACCTAAATAAATCAAACAACGtattaattttatacatgaataacTTATTTCTTAACTTGCTACCAAATATTATGTATGCAAAAATTGATGCATGAATAAGTTGTTTCTTTACTAGCTATCATAACTGTTGAATTTGTTTCTAAATACCGCTAATGTAGATTGGTTTATGTTGAAATGAAATTGGTCCGAAAGTAGTTGAAAGTTATCAATAATTTGTATAATCAACTTTAATTAGTTTTGATTGAGACACAACTGATTGCTATGGTAGTATTTCTACAAAATTTATTTACAGTTTTTGTCTATGGATTGTTTTAGGTGTTTTCACTTAGGTCATTTATGCTCTATCTTACTATAAGATATAGCTTATTTGACTTTTATTTGTTGATATCTTACCATAAGATTTACGATTATATTTAATTAGCACATTGAGTCGGAAAAGTGCAGCAAAACTGTGAGCAAATTGGCAAAAGTATTGTATCGGCCAACTATTAAAATATTCTTTAGATATATTAGTCCATGTTGGATAAAGCTTGTAGTTAAAGacaataaaatcaattactttggTATAAACCTTAAAGTGTTTGATTGATGTGAATGGAAATGTATAAATTAGTATCAAGTATACAAGAATATTTAGATTTAAATTAAGagttattacttttttgtattgttataatttttatattgtatatatctactatttaaaatatatcattagcaattcaaattttatattaaataacttGAGATAAAAGTGCAATGCACTTTCCCATAGACTATTGAAATTAATTTTCTGGATAAGATTGCATACAATAGACTTTTGTGATATGTTGCTTACCCGAGATTTAATAAATGTACCAAGAGTAAATTTTGATCTCTGTACTTAGTAtaataatttatacatataatataaatttttaacgAAGGGTGTTCAGAACATTCATTACTGAATTGGTTGTTTAATTACTTCTACGAAAATTGACCTTGGAATAAGGTCTATGCAGTTTTCTCAACCTCATCTTCTTTTCGCTCTAATTTAAAAAATGACATAGAGAATTTGGAGAAGAATAATGTAACCGATTTCCGAACTAGCTATTCTTGGCTTTGAAGTATACATGCAAGTTGATGTGTAAGTCATTCTTATCTTTATTTAAGGAGAAAAGACATCATCCCCCCAgaacttgtccgctcaacttaTTTTAGCACTTACACTAAACTTTTATCTATTTacttccttaacatctttaaagtgtattaattcaCCCCTCAAGATTGAATACCACTCTCAACACGGAGAGTGCATCACACGCGCCGACAAATCAATACCACATCACTCCCACGTCAATGCCACGTCGGAGCCACGTAAGAaaagtattttctaaaaataattatatatatatatatatcttcctttcccccccccccccccccccccaaacatGTTTCTTCTTCAATCCTCACACCCCCTTCCCCTCACTTGAAATAATCCATCATTAGAGTCAAATATGAACAAAATGTTCAGAACCACAATTTGTTCGACAAAATGCCTCAATGAAATCCGAATTCAATCCACTACCTATTGAACAAAATGCCTCAATGAGCATCAACTCAATAaacaacgatatcaatttctctTCAATAACAGAATTCTCCAACTCAAGATGGCCAAAAATAGAGGTGGAATTAAGTTTAGAATGTTTAAAATCTAGAGAAGAAGCTATATATAAATTCCCAACAGTGATCGCAAAAGTGTCTACTATGCCACAAAAGTGCTAGCAGCTTACTCCAGTAAGGATCGCAAAAGCTGCTAGTGTCACCTGGTACATTGTTGCTAAAGTGTATTGGGTTTCATAAAAATGGTTGTCACTTAAGTGGACAAGCACTGCAAAAAAAGCAATATTGGCAccataaatttgaatttagaaaaagggattcttgggattcatggacaaaaggagtccatgaatgaacactatgcataccttagtttgtgatttcgtaAGGATTGACGGTaaaaccttcttgaattcgaatcccctatagaaaccctagcttgttcttgagagaaacttgatagaaactagtatattttgggtgaagaatagctaaatcacgtgttattgggtttaaataggggtagaaaattgacccttttaacccttgaatgcattttttaaaattataaaaatttctcCGAACTGGACCTttagcgcgacgcggcgctatcgcgccgtgtcactggattttgataattgagaaattgagggatggggCTATGCGGGCCATCGCGTtaccacttcctttgtgacctgaAACTTTGGCACGACGTGGGGAAAATTGCGCTGAGACACTGAAAAacggacaattctaaatttgggccctggtgcgacgcgccataatcgcggacccctactgtaatttgccaaatgtcattttatcttgtggcgcggtgcgccactgactaatatggcactgttttacgacgggaacttaaaatagtcgtaacttctgacccagttgtcgaatttgggcgaatcttatatcgatggaaggcttattgaatttcccacatgacaaaaaatgaaaatcttaaaaatttctcatggaataatcatcattcaatttagaagctaatactagacattcttgagatgaaattagctagaaaaaagtatgggatattacaaaaatacccaatatacccttaaagagacggaataaaaatataactgggagtcTGATTTCATGGGctaccgcgatgcgccacaatcgcggtggctcactggaaattgacgagtaGAACTCTTAAGGTCACCttgatgcggagccatcgcgttgtcccactggttgggacatAAAACTTCAGTgcaacgcgccacaatcgcgctatgctactggaatttgacaatttctaaataggcccCCTCCGTGTCGtaccaagcaccaaaatgatggtgttttacgactagaacataaattagccataacttattgcccgggtatcggatttgggcaaatcttatatcgacggaaagctcattcaatttcccacatgataaaaagttgaaattagggaaattatatatggtttaaactttactcactttggaagtaaaaaatgagactaagtttctttgacacaattctagtcatttaactctaagagcatattaccatgagctaacgcatggacgatttttgcggggtgttacattatccccctttaggatcatttatccccgaataATGACACGGAACGTAGACAAGCACGATTTAAAGTATACTAAggtcataaaagaataagacaaggattgtaccttctattTCGTCATCTACCGGATCAAACAAGtctgggtatctatctctcatgtcattttttgattcccaagttgcttccttAACTTTCTaatttcaccacaacaccttaaccgacACTATCTCTTTGTTCTtcaactttcaaacttggcgATATAAGATTGCAATAAGTTCCTCTTCATATGCTAATGAGTCTTTCACCTTGATCTTCTCTATAGGCAACACTAGGGAATGgtctccaatatatttctttagcatggatatgtgaaataccggatgaatagaGCCCAAAATTGTAgtcaaatctaactcataagcaacttcccctatccttctcaaaatctggtatggccctatatagcgaggactcaacttacctctCTTCCTGaaatgcatgactcccttcatcggagaaactttgagaaacactcaatcaccaacctcaaactctaagtttcTTCTCTTAACATCGGCGTAGGACTTCTGTCGACTCTGGGCTATCTTAAGTCATCctctaataattttcacgtcCTTCattgcttgatgaacaagatcaggcccaaacaactgagtctcacccacttcataccacccaattggcaacctacatcttcttccatataattcctcaaaaagagccatcttaatactgtcatggtaactattattatatgcgaactctatcaatggcaagtgatccacccaactctCCCTGAATTCAATTATgcaggcccttaacatatccttaagagtctgaatggtgcggtcagcttgcccatcagtctgaggatggaatacagtacttaggttcacttgggtacctaaacccctctgaaaagacctccaaaattgcgaagaaaattgcgtacctcggtcagatatgatggatacaggtgctccatgcaaatggactatctcctcaatgtacaGCTTGGCATAGTCATCTCCTGAATA
This DNA window, taken from Capsicum annuum cultivar UCD-10X-F1 unplaced genomic scaffold, UCD10Xv1.1 ctg1490, whole genome shotgun sequence, encodes the following:
- the LOC124890271 gene encoding probable E3 ubiquitin-protein ligase RHC1A, whose product is MSSGSYTHWCHRCRQPIRPLGGNCLCPNCGGGFVEELDDMTGSRSNIEDDPHFGLIDPFPDPRFGIMDALAAFMRQRMAGRNPNFDIRTRSGIVPGSGRGFGSGPWLIFHGQTPVSMTENDAFEYFFNGSPGMGQRRPNFDDLMGTGLQQLIEQLSMNDRQGPPPAPRSAIDALPTVRITQRHLNTDSQCSVCQDNFELGSEARQMPCKHLYHSDCIVPWLVRHNSCPVCRLELPSRASGSAPTNWTSRTGNVSSGTNNSGGRDNSGQNQGRRNLFSFLWPFRSSNQNSGNYTERRGGSSSTTPYEENNEANYPAWRF